Within Chlamydia pneumoniae TW-183, the genomic segment GCCGAAGAATTTCATAAACAGCTCTCTATATCACTTCCTAGAGATCTCGAATGGGGAAGCACTTCCGTTGGCCCTCATCGCGAAGACTTTCTACTCACTATGAACCAAATGCCTGTGTCTCAATTCTCTAGTGAAGGGCAGAAACACAGTCTTTTGGCAATCTTAAGGCTTGCCGAGTGCCTATATCTAAAGCAATCTCATCACGTCTCCCCTCTAGTCTGTCTAGATGATATCCATGCTGGATTAGATAATGAACGTGTCGGTCAACTCCTTGACCCTGCCCCAACTCTGGGTCAGACTCTGATTACTTCCACCCATATGCATGGGGAACTTCCAAAAACAAGCCTTGTTTTAAGTATCGAGAACGCTCAAGTTTCTGAGCAAATTATCTAAAACAATAACATCATTTTTCTTTTGCGTTAAAAGTAAGCGAATTAGTTATTTTTATAAATAAGTTTTAATAAACATATTCTTTTTTAATAAAAAACTTATTTAAAATAATTATATCGGTGACACATGAAGAAATTTTTATTAACTATACTCTTTTTAGCTGTGGGTAATCCTTTATTCTCGGAAACCTCGGTAATCCAAACCCTTCCATCTGGAATTGGGGGATTAAAGGAAACCTCAAAACAAAAAGAATCCGTGGTCTGCGTGCATGCGTTTTTAAGATCTTATACATCTTTAAAACCTATTGCTCGCGTTCTAGAAAAAGAACATTACGATGTCTTTATTTGGAATTATGAGACGCGCAAGTTTACTCTAGAAAAGCATGCTGAACATCTCAATCGCTTGCTGAAAAAAATAGCTGAACTTAAGCCTGGAGTCCCTATAAACTTCGTAACTCATTCTATTGGAGGAGTCATTGTTCGTGTAGCACTCGCTCACCCTGATTGCCCCGAAGAAGCCAAAAAAGGAAAAGCTATTCTCATGGCTCCTCCGAACGCAGGGTCTACACTAGCTAGACGCTACCGCTGTGTGAAATTCGTACAGTTCGTATTTGGAGGAAAATTAGGACGACAGCTTCTTACCTACTGCCCCACAAAGATGTTAAATGTCGGGAAACTCCCTTCGTCTTTAGACGTTCTCATTCTTAGTGGGAACAGACATAGCAAATTCCTTCCTTTCCGCCTGCCCTATGAAAACGATGGTAAGGTATGCACTATAGAGACAAAGCTAGATACTCCACATAAAGCTTACGTGATCCACACGAGTCATACCTACATCATTACTAATCGGAAGTCGCTCTATCTTATGAAAGAGTTTTTAAAAGAAGGAAATACAACCCCGATAATCGAGCACGTTCCCGAAGCAGCTTTAGAACAAACTGTTATGGAAGACAAACAAAAGAACTCAAGACTTAAGCCTTACCCTAACCAAGACATCTACGTTATACACTGCTTTGGTTCTCGTCCTTACAACCTTTACGGATTTCCAAAAAAATGGAGCCTTAACCAAAAAAACGAAATAAATCCTGAAAAGTTAGAAAAATAAAGAAGATGATCAATAAAAAAGTGAACGGAACCAAAATCCTTTCCACAATCTTCATATTCAAACGTCTTCTTGTGACTATCTCCCACAAACATAGAAGGATATAACCTCCATCCAAAACAGGAATAGGAAGCAAATTCAAGACAGCCAAATTCATACTAATTAGACCGATCCAAAAGAGCACTTCAGAAAACCCTACCGACCATCCTGTATGTAAAACCTGCACAATACCCACAGGTCCTGAAAGCCATTGTGGACTCAGATGTCCAGTAACTAAAGCTTTCAAGGTGATCAAACTTTCCTTAGTAATATTTGATAACATAACCACAGGTGAAGGATTATACCTCACCTTAAGATCTTTCAAAGAAATCCCTAAAGATGGTTTTTGCTTCTCAGCATCAAGACGCTCCAAATAGTATCTTTGTTTATCCTTGTTCTTAATCTTCTTAGCTACTTCCAACTGTTTATCCAAACTCTCCGAAGAATAAACATCAATCCAAGGACGAGGCTGAACAGGGTCAAGAAGACGATAAGGACCCGCGACTTCTACTGGGTGAGACTCTCCTAAATGGTTCAAAATTTGTAACAGATCTTCGGAATGATAAGAGGCGATAAACCGCTTATCAGCATCTCGAGAATTCACCTCTTCAAGTTCTTGCGGACTCATCTGCTGAACAATAATAGAGACCCGATGGTTCTGAACAAGACGTAAAATATCTACACTTCCAGAAACAGGAGTTCCATCAATAGCTAGAATGCGATCCCCAAGCTGTAGCCTCTCTTGAGGTTGTGGCAAAGGAGACTCTGGATCTATAGCAGTAAGTTCACCTTCTATGTATCCATAACTATTGATTACATAAGGCAATGTATATAACGAAGACCACTTGCCTTTAAGTCCAGCCTCATACTGCGTATCTATAAGCTCATTACGAAGGTAGGGAGTGTAATGTAAAACGGAAGCCAATACCCTAGGTTGACGAGAAAAGAAGATTTTGTCATTCCGTGCTACTTTCACAAAAGCATAAGACTCATTGAGTATCTGAGATATCTGAGCCATTGAGAAAAGAAGTGTGCCATCCATCCAAACGAAACGATCATTCGGACGTAGCTCTGAATTCTCCATAGGAGAGTTCTTCGTTAGGGGCACCTGGTTGCCATACAAAAGATAACTCGCTCCAGAACAGGGAACCCCGAATTTTGTGGGATCAAACTCAACATCAATAGCGAACTCTTTGCTAGGAACTGTCAAATAGCCAGGACGTTTGATTTCTAGATTGAGATGCCCCTCTAATAAAGAGGTTGTTAGCATGTCCTTATCTCCCACATAAGGCTTACCATTACACGTAAGAATCTCGTCTCCAGGGAGCAATCCTTCTGCCTGTAAAACAGGATGGACCCAACCTACCACTTTAGAACAGTCGCTATAATTTTTACTTCTTCCCCCATTCATGTAAAGAATGCTGAAAGCCAAGACAGCTAATAAAATATTGGCAAGAGGACCAGCAACAAGAACCAGAATGCGTTTCCAAGGAGACTTACTAAAAAATCCCTGAGGAATATCATAGACAGAGTCTATCTTCCCCTTCTCCCCTTTTTCTTTGGTACGTTCCATACCTCTGATACGAACATAGCCTCCAAAAGGAATGCATCCAATGCGATATTCTATGCCGCCTATACGCTTTTTAAATAAAGCAGGACCAAAGCCTATGCTAAAACTCTCTACAGCCATTCCTACAGCTTTTGCTACTACCAGATGACCAAGTTCATGAATTAACACTAAAATCCCTAAAGCTAGGGCTGCTAGAATAAAATAGATTATTGTCATATACCTACTCGATTATATTTCTTGAGCAAGAGCTCTAGCCTCACCATCTACTTCTAAAATATCTTCTAAAGAGTGGCAGGCATAAACCTTATGACATTCCATAAGAGTCGTTAATTTGCGTAAAATGTCACACCAAGAAATCTCTTCGCAAAGGAACCTCCGCACTAATACTTCATTGGCTGCATTAAAAAAGCTTCCAGAAGACCCCTGTTTCTCTAATACCTGTTGTGCTAAACGGATACTAGGAAATCGCTCCTCATCTACCGGAAAAAATTCTAAAGTTTGTTTCTTCGAAAAATCCATACCATCCCTAGGAGATGCAAAACGCTCTGGAGCTGTTAAAGCGTATTGTATTGGGAAGAGCATATCAGGCGGATTCATGATAGAAATCACACTCCCATCTAAAAACTCTACCATACCATGGATTAAGCTCTGAGGATGAATTACAGCCAGGATTTCAATATTTTCTAAACCAAACAGCCAATACGCCTCGATAATTTCGAGTCCCTTATTGACCAATGTGGATGAGTCCACAGTCACTTTTGAACCCATATTCCATATAGGATGGTTCAAAACATCTTGTTTTGTTACACAAGAAAGCTCTTCTAAAGACTTGTTGAGCAGAGGCCCTCCAGAAGCTGTAAGAATCAGTTTCTTGATTCCCTCAATCGTCCTGCCTTCTAAACATTGATACAAAGCATTATGCTCGCTATCAATAGGAAGAACTTTTATACCATTTTCCTTTGCAGTCTTAGAAACCAATTCGCCAGCACAAACTAAAATTTCTTTGTTTGCTAAAGCTAGTGCTTTTCCTTTTTTCATCGACTCTAGAATCGCGGGTAGCGCCTCGATTCCTGAAGAAGCAGCAACGACAGTAGTGACTGTATCCATGATACAAAGTTGGGTTAAACCCTCCTGGCCTAGGAAAAATTGCATATGGGGGAATCGCTGACAGGCCTCGTTATAAACCTCTTCGTTATAGACCGCTGCGGCTAACGGAGCAAACTCCTCTAGTTGCTGAAAAAATAACCTTAGATTATTTCCATAAGAAGCCATAGAAATAATTTTAAATTCTGAAGGATAGCGCCGCACAATCTCTAATGTTTGACGGCCAATACTACCTGTTGACCCAAGAACGGCTAAATGTTTCAAGCATGCTACCTTTAACTAGGTGAAAAAGAGAATCATACTCCGCAAGTCGAGGAATTGTCAATTCTCTATTGATACTATTTCTAACTAAAGTGGACTAAACTCTAAAATTTCATTCTTTTAAATCACTGCTAATATTGAGAACTTTTCTCACTTATTTTTTCAAAATTTTTAGAAAAATAGCCTCGAAAATAGCTTATAAATTTAACCACGATGTACATCATCGTCAAGAACACTACAGAGATTCCCGAAGTCGATAACCCCAAATCATAAGCACTAAGAATTGCTCTCGAAGATGCAGGAGCTAAAAATGCTGTACCAATACTAAAAACTAACGACCAAGCCATAAGACTCCTTATCGATTTTGCAATAACCTTAGCAATAAGCGATGGAATGATCAGAAAAGCAAGTGCCATTAATACACCTACAGCCTTAAAAGCTCCTACAAGACATGCAGAAAGTTGAAAAATAATCAAATAATCAACCAACCGAATAGGAATTCCTAAAGAAGAGGCAAATACAGAATCGAAAGAAGAACAAACTAAGCTACGGAACGCAAAAATAGTAATTACAGCATTAGCCAAAATCACAATAGTGACAGGGAAAATATCCTCTTTCGTTAAAGAATCTGCGTTTCCTAACACAAGCTCCGTTCCTATATGAGCATTCTTTGTCATAAAGACTAACAAAACAAGGCTCAGAGAGAATAATAAAGAAAAGACTAGAGCGGTGCTGCTCTCTTCTGAAACTTTAAAAGTATTACGAATAAAGTAAATAAGAAACCCTGTCAGCATAGCTGTTGCCATTGCTGCAAGAGTCAAGGTACCCAAAGAGAGGGTCGTCAGTTGATGCGTAAACAAACAAACACAGACCAAACCAAAAAGGACAGTATGAGAGACAGCATTCGCATACATAGCCATCTTTCGCAAGACTAAAAAAGTTCCTGCAAAAGCACCTGAACAGGAAATAGCAAGGAATACTATAATCTGAATATCATCAATATAGAGAGAACCCGTGAAAAGACTTCCAGAAAACAGTCTCGAAAAAAATACTGAAAAAAATTGGAAAAAAGATACTCCATAATAAGGAGAAGGTCCCAAAGCCATTAGACTTCCTTTTTTTTATTTGGGATAATTTGTCGATGAGGATCATAACAAGGATCATTGAGAATCTCTGTCAAGGTATGATCCAATTCTTCAGTAAGAACATGCTCTATTTCCTCAGCCAACTCATGAACACTTTCCTTGCTAAAATCTAAAGAATTCACAAGATACGATTCCCATAATCTGTGAGCACGAACTAATCTTAAGGCCTCACTTCTTCCTTTTTTTGTGAGTCGATAATAATCTTGTTCTTTTTTAACATAACCCCGCCATTCTAAAATCTGAACTCTCCATCTAGGGAAAGGCTTAGGCCCAAAATACTCCTGATACTTATAACTACAGACAAAATCTCGAACACTAATGTTCTCTAAACGATTATGAGAAATATGCCAAAACACCTTTAAAAGGTGTTCTTGATCCTTTGAAAACGAAAAGTGCTTCCTACGGACAAAACGAATGACCCACCCAGATTTTGGAGAAAAAAGCAAACATAGACCGGCCAATAATCCAGCACAAATGACAACCAAAGGTCCCGTAGGCAAGGTTACAGGCACCGCCTGTTGCCCTATAATAGCACGACATGTGAATGCTACAGAGATATAGCTTCCTAAAGCTCCGCTAATCCCTCCAAAGAATGCAGAAAGGATAAGAATTGTACTTAGACGATCGGAAAGCTGACGAGCACCTAAAGAAGGAGCCACAAACATAGCAGAAATTAAAACAATCCCTACGCTTCGAACTCCACTTACGATCACCAACGATATAAAAATTAGACTGAGTGCTTCATAAAGAACAGTCTTTAAGCCACAAGTAACAGCAAAATCTTTATCAAAAGTAGTCACAACAATTTGTCGATACCACCACCATAAAGCAAATAACGAAGCACAAAAGACGATCGCAGCCAACGTAGCTTCAAGAAAACCTAAAGTGGCTGCTTGCCCATATAGATAGGCGTTAATGCGATTGTATAGCGTAGGGCTACTTTCCTTGACATAACTGGCTAAAATCACTCCGATAGCAAAGAATACCACAAGAACAAAACAAAGGGCGGAGTCTTTATGTAATTTACATACTTTCCCTAAGAAAACAATGATCCCATAACCAAATACCGAAGCAGCACACCCAAACAACACAATCCAAAAAATAGAAGCTTGCAATGAGAAAACATATTGCGCCATCAAAGCTCCAACTAGAAGTCCTGGATACGACGCGTGAGATAAACTTTCGCTTAAAAGAGGCTGCTTGCTAATCAAGAGAATTGTCCCCCACAAAGCTGTGGTCATACAAATCAAAGTGACAGCTAAAAAACTAGATAAGAAAATCGTATCAGAAAAAACACAACTGAGCATAATCAGCACGATCCAAATTGTTTTCCTCGAGAGAGCTTCAGGGTTTGTTCCAAAAGTTCAATTTCACAACCATACGTTTGGAAAATAGTGTCTCCATTCAGACATTCATCAGTAGGGCCACAACAAATCAAACGCTTATTCAATAAAACCACATGATCAAATAGTTGACGCACATGACTCAAGTCATGATGAACAACGACGATAGTCTTTCCCTGATCTCGCAGCTCTTGCAAAACCCCTACAGATGTTTTAAACGAAGCCATATCAATCGCTGAAAACAACTCATCCATAAGATATAGATCTGCTTTTTGCATCAAAGCACGTGCTAAAAATGCTCTTTGTTGCTGTCCTCCTGAGAGCTGTCCTATTTGTCTATCTGCTACGGATTCCAAACCAACTCTTTCTAAAATATGAAAGGCCTCCCTTCGATCATCCGAAGAAATTCTCCCCCACATTCCTTTATAGCTGTAACACCCCATAAGGGCTAAATCTAAGACAGTCATTGGAAAATCCCAATCCACGCTAGCTCTCTGAGGCATATAGGCTATGCGCTGACGCACCTTCTTAAATTTTTGATTAAAAAAATAAACAGTCCCCGAAGAGGGTTTGATCAGGCCTAAGGAAGCCTTTAAGAGAGTGCTTTTACCAGCTCCATTAGGACCTAAAATAGCAGTTAATGACCCCTTTCCCAAGGAAAAGGATATGTGATAAAGAACGGCTGCATGCTCATAGTTTACACAAAGGTTGTGTACAGACCAAAAAGTCTCATCTTTGACATTCAAGAGCCACCCCTCCTAATTCTTCTGTGATAAGGCAGACATTATGTTTAAAGGTGCTAAAATAATTGTCGTCCACATTATCACTATACAATGGTTTTTGAGCTAGACGAACTAAATGACTTTTCTTCAGAGAAGAAACAATTTTTTTCAACGCATCTTGGTTCAGAGTATCCTCAGGGAAAACCACACTGACATCATGCTCATTAATATAATCTACAACCGCCATAATATCACGAACACTGATTTGAGCTTCTGGAGATAGACCCTCAGGAGAAATACAACGAGACCTCCATGCTCCGGAAGCCACTTCTTCAGGAGTAGCTAAATAGCGACGTGTAAAGTAACTGAACGCATTATGACCTGAGACAAGATACCGTAAATTTTCAGGAATTGTGCTCAAGCATTGTTTCGCCCAAGAATCTAAAATAGACATTTCACAAACAAGTTCCTCACTATTTGCTTTAAATTCAGCAGACCATTCAGGGAACTTTTCAATGAGAACTTCTGTAATTTCTATGACAGCTTCCTTCCAAATAGAAAGATCCATCCAGATATGAGGATCGCAAATACCGTCTTCTTCTAGAGGAACAAAGGCCCCACGCGCTATCAACCGCTCCCCTAACTTGACACTATTGGGATTATTTTCTAAATGCTTCCGCAAACTTAATGTATGCTCAAGACCCAGGCCGTTACAAAAAATTACGGCACTTCCAGCAATCTTGTCCTTATCCCCTTTAACCATCTCATACGCATGAGGGTCTAAGGATCCTTTGATCAAAACAGCGGTAGCAAGCCTATTCCCCACGACTCTTTCAACACAATCATGAATCATGCGATTCATGGATAGTATACAAGGACGTGAATTTGCATTCTGAAACCCAGAATTGGTACATCCAAAAGTTATACCACATGCCACGAAACAGAAAATCCAACGCATCACTTTAAATATATATCCCATTTTCGCATCCATCTCTCTAGAAGCATTTTTTAAGATCCATTAAAAACCACTTAACGAACCACCAAACATCAAAGCTATAACCCGATCTAAAAGATTTATTATTTACATTTTTCGATCCCAGAAACTAATGAAAAAGCAAAGTACCAGAAAAACAAGTTCTATTCAAAATATATTTTATCCAGCAAGAAATACAACTAATAGAAATGAAAGAAATATCTTTGTTCAGGATAGTTTTAAAAAAATTAGAAAACCCGTTTGTTTTATAAGAAAACAAAATGTTATAGAAAAAATCTTCTTTACTTTACGATTTTTATGTTTTGAATTTTGTTAAGAAACAAAAAGATCCTGAGAGGAAAAATATTGCAAAAAGGAGAACTTGCAATATAATTTATGTTCGCTGATTGATTAAAACAGCGCTTTAATTTTATTTCTCTAAACATTAAATTGAAAGTATGCCACATTCTTTCTTGTAAAATATGTAAGCATCAATTATAAAAGGTGGGTTTCATGGCCGTAGAACAATCACATATAAAAGAAGAAATAGAAAAACTGATCGGAAAAGCTATTAAAAGAGTCTGCGGAAACAAAGAAAACGATTTATGTCGCTATCTTCCAGGCCCTAGCGGCGGTTATATGCATCATTTCACTCTAAAAAAGATGAAAAGCGCTGCTCCCGAACAACTTTTAAAAATGTTAAAAACATTTATTTTAGAATCGGAAACCCCACGCACAATTAATCCTAAGCCTAGAGCTCCTAGAGGCTCTAAAAAACGTCGTGACTTTATTAACTTTACTAAAACAGATATTGAACGCGTTTTAGAACTGGCAAGACAAGTTGGAGACAAAGACCTCCTCGCTCGCTTTAGCCCTAAAAAACCGTTAACTTCTTTAAAAAGGGAGTTAATTCGTTCGATTCGCAACGGTATCGTGAGCGTAGAGCTATGGAATGCCTACGTCGAAGCTGTGAAGGCTGTAAGCTCTCCCAACCTTGAAGTTACCTCTCCTTTCGTTTAATTAAAAAATAAATTTTACAGGCGACTTAGCAATAAAGTCGCCTAAGAACTCTTATCCCTTAGGAGTATCCCTTTCCTCTTGTCAATAGAGAGAAAAGATGGTATATTATAAGGTCTTTCGAAATGGAAACAATTCAAGTTAGTCCACAACGAAATAAAAAACTATCAGAATAGAAAATAAAAGTATTTCAGAGGGTAAATATGACAAAAACCGAAGAAAAACCTTTTGGAAAATTGCGCTCTTTCTTGTGGCCGATACATACTCACGAGCTAAAGAAAGTTCTGCCAATGTTCCTAATGTTCTTCTGTATTACATTTAACTATACGGTGTTACGCGATACAAAAGACACTCTTATTGTGGGAGCTCCTGGTTCTGGTGCAGAGGCAATACCTTTCATCAAGTTTTGGCTTGTTGTCCCCTGTGCTATTATCTTTATGCTTATTTATGCAAAGCTAAGTAATATTTTAAGTAAGCAGGCCTTATTTTATGCAGTGGGAACGCCCTTTTTAATTTTCTTTGCCCTGTTCCCGACTGTAATTTATCCGCTACGCGATGTTTTACATCCTACAGAATTTGCTGACCGTTTACAGGCCATCCTACCTCCAGGATTGCTAGGACTCGTTGCCATCTTAAGAAACTGGACATTTGCTGCATTTTATGTACTTGCTGAACTATGGGGAAGCGTCATGCTATCTCTAATGTTCTGGGGATTTGCTAATGAAATTACAAAAATCCACGAAGCAAAGCGTTTCTACGCTCTTTTCGGTATCGGAGCTAATATTTCTTTACTAGCTTCTGGTCGTGCAATTGTTTGGGCTTCAAAGTTGAGAGCTTCCGTTTCTGAAGGTGTAGATCCTTGGGGAATTTCTTTACGTCTTTTGATGGCTATGACTATTGTATCTGGACTTGTTCTTATGGCCAGTTACTGGTGGATCAATAAGAACGTATTGACCGATCCTCGCTTCTATAATCCAGAAGAAATGCAAAAGGGGAAAAAAGGTGCTAAACCTAAAATGAATATGAAAGATAGCTTCCTCTATCTTGCTAGATCTCCTTATATTCTTTTATTAGCTCTCTTGGTTATTGCCTATGGTATTTGCATTAACTTAATCGAAGTGACTTGGAAAAGTCAGCTGAAACTGCAATATCCTAATATGAATGACTATAGTGAGTTCATGGGGAACTTCTCCTTCTGGACTGGCGTAGTATCCGTACTTATCATGCTATTTGTTGGTGGTAACGTCATTCGTAAATTTGGATGGTTAACTGGAGCCCTAGTCACTCCTGTCATGGTTCTCCTAACAGGTATCGTTTTCTTCGCTCTTGTTATCTTTAGAAACCAAGCTTCTGGGCTGGTCGCTATGTTCGGTACAACTCCTCTCATGCTAGCTGTGGTTGTCGGAGCTATACAGAATATTCTTTCGAAATCCACAAAATACGCTCTCTTTGACTCAACTAAAGAAATGGCCTATATCCCTCTTGACCAAGAGCAAAAAGTCAAAGGTAAGGCTGCTATTGATGTAGTTGCTGCCCGCTTCGGAAAATCAGGAGGAGCTTTAATCCAACAAGGTTTGCTCGTTATCTGTGGAAGTATTGGAGCTATGACCCCTTATCTTGCAGTGATTCTTCTTTTCATCATTGCTATTTGGTTGGTTTCTGCAACTAAGTTAAACAAACTATTCTTAGCGCAGTCTGCTCTTAAAGAACAAGAAGTGGCTCAAGAAGATTCAGCTCCTGCTTCTTCATAGAGTTGCTTCTCTTACTCTTGTTGATCCCTACCTGCTTTTTAGTGGGTAGGGATTTTTTTTATTAACTCCCATTTCACGAATTCGTACGCTTTTTTCAATCAAAAGGTTATAATAACCGTGAGACATTCTGGTTGTACTATGAAGTGTAGTCCTTTAACACTAGTTCCCCATATATTTTTAAAAAATGACTGCGAATGTCATAGATCTTGTTCTTTAAAAATTAGGACAATTGCCCGACTCATTCTTGGGCTTGTTCTAGCTCTTGTTAGCGCACTTTCTTTTGTTTTCCTTGCTGCGCCGATTAGCTATGCTATTGGAGGAACTTTAGCTTTAGCCGCTATCGTAATCTTGATTATAACGCTAGTCGTAGCACTGCTAGCTAAATCAAAGGTTCTGCCCATCCCCAACGAACTTCAGAAGATTATTTACAATCGCTATCCTAAAGAAGTCTTTTATTTCGTGAAAACACACTCCCTGACTGTTAACGAATTAAAAATATTTATTAATTGCTGGAAAAGCGGTACAGACCTGCCTCCGAATTTACATAAAAAAGCAGAGGCTTTCGGGATCGATATTCTAAAATCTATAGATTTAACCCTGTTTCCAGAGTTCGAAGAGATTCTTCTTCAAAACTGCCCGTTATACTGGCTCTCCCATTTTATAGACAAAACTGAATCTGTTGCTGGGGAAATCGGATTAAATAAAACACAAAAAGTTTATGGTTTACTTGGGCCCTTAGCGTTTCATAAAGGATATACAACTATTTTCCACTCTTATACACGCCCTCTACTAACATTAATCTCAGAATCACAGTATAAGTTCCTATATAGTAAAGCGTCTAAGAATCAATGGGATTCTCCTTCTGTGAAAAAAACCTGCGAAGAAATATTCAAGGAACTCCCCCACAATATGATTTTCCGGAAGGATGTTCAAGGAATCTCACAATTCTTATTTCTTTTCTTTTCTCATGGTATCACTTGGGAACAGGCTCAGATGATTCAACTTATAAATCCTGATAATTGGAAAATGTTGTGTCAGTTTGATAAAGCAGGAGGCCACTGTTCCATGGCAACATTTGGAGGCTTTTTGAATACTGAAACAAATATGTTCGATCCAGTATCCTCTAACTATGAACCTACAGTGAACTTCATGACGTGGAAAGAATTGAGGGTTTTACTAGAGAAAGTAAAAGAAAGTCCTATGCACCCAGCGAGTGCTCTTGTTCAGAAGATATGCGTAAATACAACGCACCATCAAAATCTGTTAAAACGATGGCAATTTGTTCGTAATACGAGTTCACAATGGACATCAAGCTTACCTCAGTATGCTTTCCACGCCCAAACCTACAAACTAGAGAAAAAAATAGAAAGCAGTCTCCCTATACGATCTTCCCTATAAGGGGAGTCTGATCATTTGCAATACCTACAAGCAAATTGCGTTTGAAAGACTTTTTATAATTGAGATTTAGAAATATAAAAAAATCTTTAATTTTTATAAAAAGAATACGTTATTCCCAATCGGGAAAAGAACAAAAAGGGGCTCGCCCTTTTTTTAAAAAAAGCATAACAAGCTCTCTCGTTATTCTTCTTCTAGAAGCTATCTTCAATGAAAACTTTTCATCAATAATACAAAACAATTTCAATAAAAATTTTAAAAATAAAAACATTTCTATTAATAGGATTTTTGTTAAATTTACGATATAATACGCAAATTGATGAGCCTAGGAAATGTATGAGTAATATAACCTCGCCAGTTATTCAAAATAATCGCTCTTGTAATTATTATTTTGAATTAAAGAATTCAACCACTATTCATATTGTTATCAGTGCCATCTTACTCTGCGGAGCTTTGATAGCTTTCTTGTGTGTAGCAGCTCCTGTTTCCTATATTCTAAGTGGCGCATTGTTAGGATTAGGATTATTAATAGCCTTGATTGGTGTGATTTTAGGAATAAAAAAAATCACGCCTATGATTTCATCAAAAGAACAAGTATTCCCCCAAGAACTCGTAAATAGAATCAGGGCGCACTATCCTAAATTTGTCTCTGATTTTGTTTCAGAAGCTAAACCAAATCTTAAAGATCTCATAAGTTTTATTGATCTTCTAAATCAATTGCACTCTGAAGTTGGATCATCTACAAATTACAACGTATCTGAAGAACTACAACAGAAAATAGATACGTTCGAGGGTATCGCACGCTTAAAAAATGAAGTCCGTACTGCTTCTCTTAAAAGACTTGAAAGCGCTGCTTCTTCCCGTCCCCTCTTCCCCTCTTTACCAAAAATCTTACAAAAGGTATTTCCATTTTTCTGGTTAGGAGAGTTTATTTCTGCAGGCAGCAAGGTTGTAGAGCTCCATCGAGTTAAGAAAATTGGAGGCAGCCTCGAAGAAGACCTTAGTGATTATATAAAACCAGAGATGCTTCCTACCTATTGGTTGATTCCTTTAGATTTTAGACCAACAAATTCCTCTATTCTAAATCTACACACATTAGTTTTAGC encodes:
- a CDS encoding DUF1389 domain-containing protein, encoding MRHSGCTMKCSPLTLVPHIFLKNDCECHRSCSLKIRTIARLILGLVLALVSALSFVFLAAPISYAIGGTLALAAIVILIITLVVALLAKSKVLPIPNELQKIIYNRYPKEVFYFVKTHSLTVNELKIFINCWKSGTDLPPNLHKKAEAFGIDILKSIDLTLFPEFEEILLQNCPLYWLSHFIDKTESVAGEIGLNKTQKVYGLLGPLAFHKGYTTIFHSYTRPLLTLISESQYKFLYSKASKNQWDSPSVKKTCEEIFKELPHNMIFRKDVQGISQFLFLFFSHGITWEQAQMIQLINPDNWKMLCQFDKAGGHCSMATFGGFLNTETNMFDPVSSNYEPTVNFMTWKELRVLLEKVKESPMHPASALVQKICVNTTHHQNLLKRWQFVRNTSSQWTSSLPQYAFHAQTYKLEKKIESSLPIRSSL
- a CDS encoding DUF1389 domain-containing protein; translated protein: MSNITSPVIQNNRSCNYYFELKNSTTIHIVISAILLCGALIAFLCVAAPVSYILSGALLGLGLLIALIGVILGIKKITPMISSKEQVFPQELVNRIRAHYPKFVSDFVSEAKPNLKDLISFIDLLNQLHSEVGSSTNYNVSEELQQKIDTFEGIARLKNEVRTASLKRLESAASSRPLFPSLPKILQKVFPFFWLGEFISAGSKVVELHRVKKIGGSLEEDLSDYIKPEMLPTYWLIPLDFRPTNSSILNLHTLVLARVLTRDVFQHLKYAALNGEWNLNHSDLNTMKQQLFAKYHAAYQSYKHLSQPSLQEDEFYNLLLCIFKHRYSWKQMSLIKTVPADLWENLCCLTLDHTGRPQDMEFASLIGTLYTQGLIHKESEAFLSSLTLLSLDQFKTIRRQSTNIAMFLENLATHNSTFRSLPPITVHPLKRSVFSQPEEDESSLLIG